The Kitasatospora setae KM-6054 genome contains a region encoding:
- a CDS encoding alpha,alpha-trehalose-phosphate synthase (UDP-forming), with product MADHVSEHPQQSGAAPILVASNRGPVSFRTEDDGSLTLRRGGGGLVSGLSAIDDPNAVWVCAALSDADRTAARQAPDGRLDLAGHDVGGQAVRMLDIDPETFARAYNGVANSTLWFVHHLLYQTPVQPAFDAAFRTEWAAYRAYNAAFAEALAAEAAPGAAVLIQDYHLSLAPALLRALRPDLRIGHFSHTPWAPPDYYRLLPDDVAAAVLEGILGADRAAFLTRRWALAFADCCEAVLGAEVDRAALTVTHGGRTTRLGVHGLGADADFLRERAHRPDVDERLATLRAAVGDRRTIVRVDRTELSKNIVRGLLAYRHLLRTRPEWVGNVVHIAFAYPSRTDLAEYRDYTAEVRRLAEEINAEFGTGDWQPLILHVDDDFPRSLAAYRLADVALVNPIRDGMNLVAKEVPVVSDRGCALVLSREAGAHAELADDAITVNPYDVIATADALAEALAMPPAERADRTKRLAAAATALPPQQWFLDQLDAL from the coding sequence ATGGCCGATCACGTGTCCGAACACCCCCAGCAGTCCGGAGCCGCCCCGATCCTGGTGGCCTCCAACCGCGGCCCGGTGTCCTTCCGCACGGAGGACGACGGCTCACTGACCCTCCGCAGAGGCGGCGGCGGCCTGGTCTCCGGGCTGTCCGCGATCGACGACCCGAACGCGGTGTGGGTCTGCGCCGCGCTCTCCGACGCCGACCGCACCGCCGCCCGGCAGGCCCCCGACGGCCGGCTCGACCTGGCCGGGCACGACGTCGGCGGACAGGCCGTCCGGATGCTGGACATCGATCCGGAGACCTTCGCCCGCGCCTACAACGGCGTCGCCAACTCCACCCTGTGGTTCGTCCACCACCTGCTGTACCAGACGCCCGTGCAGCCGGCCTTCGACGCCGCCTTCCGCACCGAGTGGGCCGCCTACCGGGCGTACAACGCCGCCTTCGCCGAGGCGCTGGCCGCCGAGGCCGCCCCCGGCGCGGCCGTGCTGATCCAGGACTACCACCTGTCGCTGGCCCCCGCGCTGCTCCGCGCGCTCCGCCCGGACCTGCGGATCGGCCACTTCTCGCACACCCCCTGGGCCCCGCCGGACTACTACCGGCTGCTGCCCGACGACGTCGCCGCCGCCGTCCTGGAGGGCATCCTCGGCGCCGACCGGGCCGCCTTCCTGACCCGCCGCTGGGCGCTCGCCTTCGCCGACTGCTGCGAGGCCGTCCTCGGCGCCGAGGTCGACCGCGCCGCGCTCACCGTCACCCACGGCGGCCGCACCACCCGGCTCGGCGTGCACGGCCTCGGCGCGGACGCCGACTTCCTGCGCGAACGCGCCCACCGCCCCGACGTCGACGAGCGGCTCGCCACCCTGCGCGCGGCCGTCGGCGACCGCCGCACCATCGTCCGGGTCGACCGCACCGAGCTCAGCAAGAACATCGTCCGCGGCCTGCTCGCCTACCGGCACCTGCTGCGCACCCGCCCCGAGTGGGTCGGCAACGTCGTCCACATCGCCTTCGCCTACCCCTCGCGCACCGACCTCGCCGAGTACCGCGACTACACCGCCGAGGTGCGGCGGCTCGCCGAGGAGATCAACGCCGAGTTCGGCACCGGCGACTGGCAGCCGCTCATCCTGCACGTCGACGACGACTTCCCGCGCTCGCTCGCCGCGTACCGGCTCGCCGACGTCGCCCTGGTCAACCCGATCCGCGACGGCATGAACCTGGTCGCCAAGGAGGTCCCCGTCGTCTCCGACCGGGGCTGCGCCCTCGTGCTGTCCCGCGAGGCCGGCGCCCACGCCGAACTCGCCGACGACGCGATCACCGTCAACCCGTACGACGTGATCGCCACCGCCGACGCCCTCGCCGAGGCGCTCGCCATGCCCCCGGCCGAACGCGCCGACCGCACCAAGCGCCTCGCCGCCGCGGCCACCGCCCTCCCGCCCCAGCAGTGGTTCCTCGACCAGCTCGACGCCCTCTGA
- the groL gene encoding chaperonin GroEL (60 kDa chaperone family; promotes refolding of misfolded polypeptides especially under stressful conditions; forms two stacked rings of heptamers to form a barrel-shaped 14mer; ends can be capped by GroES; misfolded proteins enter the barrel where they are refolded when GroES binds), whose translation MAKIIAFDEEARRGLERGMNQLADAVKVTLGPKGRNVVLEKKWGAPTITNDGVSIAKEIELEDPYEKIGAELVKEVAKKTDDVAGDGTTTATVLAQALVREGLRNVAAGANPMALKRGIEKAVAAVSDQLLAQAKDVETKEQIASTASISAADTQIGELIAEAMDKVGKEGVITVEESNTFGLELELTEGMRFDKGYISAYFATDLERMEASFEDPYILIANSKISSVKDLLPLLEKVMQSGKPLVIIAEDVEGEALSTLVVNKIRGTFKSVAVKAPGFGDRRKAMLGDIAILTGGTVISEEVGLKLENAGIDLLGTARKVVITKDETTIVDGGGDSDQVAGRVNQIRAEIENSDSDYDREKLQERLAKLAGGVAVIKAGAATEVELKERKHRIEDAVRNAKAAVEEGIVAGGGVALLQAGVAFDKLELEGDEATGANIVRVALEAPIKQIATNAGLEGGVVVEKVRNLPAGHGLNAATNEYVDLVASGIIDPAKVTRSALQNAASIAALFLTTEAVIADKPEKAAAAAGGGMPGGDMDF comes from the coding sequence ATGGCCAAGATCATCGCCTTTGACGAGGAAGCCCGCCGCGGCCTTGAGCGTGGCATGAACCAGCTTGCCGACGCCGTGAAGGTCACGCTCGGCCCCAAGGGTCGCAACGTCGTCCTGGAGAAGAAGTGGGGCGCCCCCACGATCACCAACGACGGTGTCTCCATCGCCAAGGAGATCGAGCTCGAGGACCCGTACGAGAAGATCGGCGCCGAGCTGGTCAAGGAGGTCGCCAAGAAGACCGACGACGTCGCGGGTGACGGCACCACCACCGCCACCGTGCTCGCCCAGGCGCTCGTCCGCGAGGGTCTGCGCAACGTCGCCGCCGGCGCCAACCCGATGGCCCTCAAGCGCGGCATCGAGAAGGCCGTCGCGGCCGTCTCCGACCAGCTGCTGGCCCAGGCCAAGGACGTGGAGACCAAGGAGCAGATCGCCTCCACCGCCTCCATCTCGGCCGCCGACACCCAGATCGGCGAGCTCATCGCCGAGGCGATGGACAAGGTCGGCAAGGAAGGCGTCATCACCGTCGAGGAGAGCAACACCTTCGGCCTGGAGCTCGAGCTCACCGAGGGCATGCGCTTCGACAAGGGCTACATCTCCGCCTACTTCGCCACCGACCTGGAGCGCATGGAGGCGAGCTTCGAGGACCCGTACATCCTCATCGCCAACTCCAAGATCTCCTCGGTCAAGGACCTCCTCCCGCTGCTGGAGAAGGTCATGCAGAGCGGCAAGCCGCTCGTCATCATCGCCGAGGACGTCGAGGGCGAGGCCCTGTCGACCCTGGTCGTGAACAAGATCCGCGGCACCTTCAAGTCCGTCGCCGTCAAGGCCCCGGGCTTCGGCGACCGCCGCAAGGCCATGCTCGGCGACATCGCCATCCTGACCGGCGGCACCGTGATCTCCGAGGAGGTCGGCCTCAAGCTCGAGAACGCCGGCATCGACCTGCTCGGCACCGCCCGCAAGGTCGTCATCACCAAGGACGAGACCACCATCGTCGACGGCGGCGGCGACAGCGACCAGGTCGCCGGCCGGGTCAACCAGATCCGCGCCGAGATCGAGAACTCCGACTCGGACTACGACCGCGAGAAGCTCCAGGAGCGCCTCGCCAAGCTGGCCGGCGGCGTGGCCGTCATCAAGGCCGGCGCGGCCACCGAGGTCGAGCTCAAGGAGCGCAAGCACCGCATCGAGGACGCGGTGCGCAACGCCAAGGCCGCCGTCGAGGAGGGCATCGTCGCCGGTGGCGGCGTCGCCCTGCTGCAGGCCGGTGTCGCGTTCGACAAGCTGGAGCTGGAGGGCGACGAGGCCACCGGTGCCAACATCGTCCGCGTGGCGCTCGAGGCCCCGATCAAGCAGATCGCGACCAACGCCGGCCTCGAGGGCGGCGTCGTGGTCGAGAAGGTCCGCAACCTGCCCGCCGGCCACGGCCTGAACGCCGCGACCAACGAGTACGTCGACCTGGTCGCCTCCGGCATCATCGACCCGGCCAAGGTCACCCGCTCCGCCCTGCAGAACGCCGCCTCCATCGCGGCGCTGTTCCTCACCACCGAGGCCGTCATCGCCGACAAGCCGGAGAAGGCCGCCGCGGCCGCCGGCGGCGGCATGCCGGGCGGTGACATGGACTTCTGA
- a CDS encoding HD domain-containing protein, translating to MTASLSARWHDLLTRCGATADPEPYARDLLARWAEPQRRYHTTAHLEDVLDRIDELAAHADDPDAVRLAAWFHDAVYRPDRSENEERSAALACRALREAGLPEPLVHEVDRLVRLTTTHHPAPGDRDGEVLCDADLAVLGGPPEAYAAYTAAIRDEYSFVPPDAFREGRAAILRQLLTLPALYRTPEAHARYDARARANMHAELAALEAPAGA from the coding sequence ATGACCGCATCGCTGTCCGCTCGCTGGCACGACCTGCTCACCCGCTGCGGCGCCACCGCCGACCCCGAGCCCTACGCCCGCGACCTGCTCGCCCGCTGGGCCGAGCCGCAGCGCCGCTACCACACCACCGCCCACCTGGAAGACGTCCTCGACCGGATCGACGAACTCGCCGCCCACGCCGACGACCCCGACGCCGTCCGGCTCGCCGCCTGGTTCCACGACGCCGTCTACCGGCCCGACCGCTCCGAGAACGAGGAGCGCAGCGCCGCCCTGGCCTGCCGCGCCCTGCGCGAGGCCGGCCTGCCCGAACCGCTGGTCCACGAGGTCGACCGCCTGGTCCGACTCACCACCACCCACCACCCCGCCCCCGGCGACCGCGACGGCGAAGTGCTCTGCGACGCCGACCTCGCCGTCCTCGGCGGCCCGCCCGAGGCGTACGCCGCCTACACCGCCGCGATCCGCGACGAGTACTCCTTCGTCCCCCCGGACGCCTTCCGCGAGGGCCGCGCCGCGATCCTCCGGCAACTCCTCACCCTGCCCGCGCTCTACCGCACCCCCGAGGCCCACGCCCGCTACGACGCCCGGGCCCGCGCCAACATGCACGCCGAACTCGCCGCCCTGGAGGCCCCCGCGGGAGCCTAA
- a CDS encoding MoaD/ThiS family protein: MSATVRIPTILRTYTGGAAEVTAEGATLSAVIADLEANHAGIAARLLDDTGKLRRFVNVYVNDDDVRFAEGLETEIKDGASVSIIPAVAGGC; this comes from the coding sequence ATGAGCGCCACCGTCCGCATCCCGACCATCCTGCGCACCTACACCGGCGGTGCCGCCGAGGTGACCGCCGAGGGCGCCACCCTGTCCGCCGTGATCGCCGACCTGGAGGCGAACCACGCCGGCATCGCGGCCCGCCTGCTGGACGACACCGGCAAGCTGCGCCGCTTCGTCAACGTGTACGTGAACGACGACGACGTGCGCTTCGCCGAGGGCCTGGAGACCGAGATCAAGGACGGCGCCTCGGTGTCGATCATTCCGGCGGTGGCCGGCGGCTGCTGA
- a CDS encoding ABC transporter ATP-binding protein, with translation MTGPNAQAVLRLEGVGRTHGRGAAEVHALRRIDLELRAGEFLAVMGPSGSGKSTLLALAGGLDRPSIGRVLVEGAPLEGLSRAGLADVRRRSVGYVFQAYNLLPSLTAAENIALPRELEGVGARAARAEALAVLAELDIAELADRFPEDMSGGQQQRVAIGRALSGERRLVLADEPTGALDSLAGEAVLRVLRARCDAGAAVMMVTHDAGHAAWADRVVRLRDGLIAEDGRPAEAAARR, from the coding sequence ATGACCGGACCGAACGCGCAGGCCGTCCTGCGCCTGGAGGGGGTCGGCCGCACGCACGGCCGGGGCGCGGCCGAAGTGCACGCGCTGCGCCGGATCGACCTGGAGCTGCGGGCCGGGGAGTTCCTGGCCGTGATGGGACCGTCCGGCTCCGGCAAGTCCACCCTGCTCGCGCTGGCCGGCGGCCTGGACCGCCCCTCCATCGGCCGGGTGCTGGTCGAGGGCGCCCCGCTGGAGGGCCTGAGCCGGGCCGGCCTGGCGGACGTCCGCCGCCGCTCGGTCGGCTACGTGTTCCAGGCGTACAACCTGCTGCCGTCGCTGACCGCCGCCGAGAACATCGCGCTGCCGCGCGAACTGGAGGGCGTCGGAGCCCGTGCCGCCCGCGCCGAGGCGCTCGCCGTGCTCGCCGAACTCGACATCGCCGAACTCGCCGACCGCTTCCCCGAGGACATGTCCGGCGGCCAGCAGCAGCGCGTCGCGATCGGCCGGGCGCTCTCCGGCGAACGCCGGCTGGTGCTCGCCGACGAACCGACCGGCGCGCTCGACTCGCTGGCCGGCGAGGCCGTGCTGCGGGTGCTGCGGGCCCGCTGCGACGCCGGGGCCGCCGTCATGATGGTCACCCACGACGCCGGCCACGCCGCCTGGGCGGACCGGGTCGTCCGGCTCCGCGACGGCCTGATCGCCGAGGACGGCCGCCCCGCCGAAGCGGCGGCCCGCCGGTGA
- a CDS encoding glucosyl-3-phosphoglycerate synthase yields MPEQPEPGVLPEVADWLRRRSWTAADRPLDLLLAAKRAAGPAGTVSVVLPALDEESTVGEIVAAIRTELVERVPLVDELVVVDSGSRDATAAVAAAAGARVVHRDALLPRLPAAPGKGEVLWRSLLATSGAIVCFVDADLREFDPAFVSGIVGPLLTDPALHLVKAMYDRPFEADGAVVPAGGGRVTELVARPLLNLHWPQLAGFVQPLGGEYAARRALLERLPFPTGYGVELGLLVDALELAGLDALAQVDVGVRHHRHQDGQALGRMAATIYRTALERLDRAHRLKADPDLVRPLLTQYTRTADGFTPRTHPVPATERPPMATVPEYRDR; encoded by the coding sequence TTGCCGGAGCAGCCAGAGCCCGGGGTACTGCCGGAGGTGGCCGACTGGCTGCGCCGCCGCTCGTGGACGGCCGCCGACCGCCCGCTCGACCTGCTGCTCGCCGCCAAGCGGGCGGCCGGCCCGGCCGGCACGGTCAGCGTGGTGCTGCCCGCGCTGGACGAGGAGTCCACCGTCGGCGAGATCGTCGCCGCGATCCGCACCGAGCTGGTCGAACGCGTCCCGCTGGTGGACGAGCTGGTGGTGGTCGACTCCGGCTCGCGGGACGCCACCGCGGCCGTCGCGGCCGCCGCCGGCGCCCGGGTGGTGCACCGCGACGCGCTCCTGCCCCGGCTGCCCGCCGCCCCCGGCAAGGGCGAGGTGCTGTGGCGCTCGCTGCTCGCCACCAGCGGCGCGATCGTCTGCTTCGTCGACGCCGACCTGCGCGAGTTCGACCCGGCCTTCGTCTCCGGCATCGTCGGCCCGCTGCTCACCGACCCGGCCCTGCACCTGGTCAAGGCCATGTACGACCGCCCCTTCGAGGCCGACGGCGCCGTCGTCCCGGCCGGCGGCGGCCGGGTCACCGAGCTCGTCGCCCGCCCGCTGCTCAACCTGCACTGGCCGCAGCTGGCCGGCTTCGTCCAGCCGCTCGGCGGCGAGTACGCGGCCCGCCGCGCCCTGCTGGAGCGGCTGCCCTTCCCGACCGGCTACGGCGTCGAGCTCGGCCTGCTGGTCGACGCCCTCGAACTGGCCGGCCTGGACGCGCTGGCCCAGGTCGACGTCGGCGTCCGGCACCACCGCCACCAGGACGGCCAGGCCCTCGGCCGGATGGCCGCCACCATCTACCGCACCGCCCTGGAGCGGCTGGACCGCGCCCACCGGCTCAAGGCCGACCCGGACCTGGTCCGCCCGCTGCTCACCCAGTACACCCGCACCGCCGACGGCTTCACCCCCCGCACCCACCCCGTCCCGGCCACCGAACGGCCCCCGATGGCCACCGTCCCCGAGTACCGCGACCGCTGA
- a CDS encoding Uma2 family endonuclease, producing MAVMAVESDQQWSYLLDTWRELDAPEGWRTEIEGGRIQLVPPPNMDHNVIAVLISRALTRRLPDDLGVFQTAGVQIARMEKLYIPDLLVAGMTGLPKEGPLDAAEALLAVEITSRSTARLDRTKKLWGYAHAPVPLYLLVDRFDEPGPTVTLYSEPSDGAYGQSVRVPFGKPVELPAPFDCVLETADFPLP from the coding sequence ATGGCGGTCATGGCGGTCGAGTCGGACCAGCAGTGGTCCTACCTGCTGGACACCTGGCGGGAGCTGGACGCCCCCGAGGGCTGGCGCACCGAGATCGAGGGAGGCCGGATCCAGTTGGTGCCACCGCCGAACATGGATCACAACGTGATCGCCGTGTTGATCAGCCGCGCGCTCACCAGGCGCCTGCCGGACGACCTGGGGGTGTTCCAGACCGCGGGAGTGCAGATCGCCCGGATGGAGAAGCTGTACATCCCGGACCTGCTCGTGGCGGGGATGACGGGCTTGCCGAAGGAAGGGCCGCTGGACGCGGCAGAGGCCCTGCTGGCCGTCGAGATCACCTCGCGCAGCACGGCTCGGCTGGACCGGACGAAGAAGCTCTGGGGCTACGCGCACGCGCCCGTCCCGCTCTACCTGCTGGTCGACCGGTTCGACGAGCCCGGGCCGACGGTGACGCTCTACTCCGAGCCCTCGGACGGGGCGTACGGGCAGAGCGTGCGGGTGCCGTTCGGGAAGCCGGTCGAGCTGCCGGCGCCGTTCGACTGCGTGCTGGAGACGGCCGACTTCCCCCTGCCCTAG
- a CDS encoding cold-shock protein gives MAQGTVKWFNAEKGYGFIAVDGGADVFVHYSAIQMDGYRTLEEGQRVEFEISQGQKGPQADMVRAAGA, from the coding sequence ATGGCTCAGGGCACCGTCAAGTGGTTCAACGCCGAGAAGGGCTACGGCTTCATCGCGGTCGACGGTGGAGCGGACGTGTTCGTCCACTACAGCGCGATCCAGATGGACGGATACCGCACCCTGGAAGAGGGTCAGCGGGTCGAGTTCGAGATCTCGCAGGGTCAGAAGGGCCCGCAGGCCGACATGGTCCGGGCCGCCGGCGCCTGA
- the thrC gene encoding threonine synthase — protein sequence MAVDTAASTTVDLGPATALSCRECGTRFPLGPSFACLECFGPLEIAYDYAGYDAEELRKRIEAGPASIWRYAPLLPVPADVAGKPNLNPGWTPLVKADNLGRELGFTGQLYVKDDSGNPTHSFKDRVVACAIEAARAFDFTTLSCSSTGNLAGAVGAAAARAGFKSCVFIPHDLEQGKVVMAGVYGGELVGIDGNYDDVNRFCSELIGDPAGEGWGFVNVNLRPYYGEGSKTLAFEICEQLGWRLPDQIVIPIASGSQLTKIDKGLQELIKLGLVEDKPYKIFGAQAEGCSPVSAAFKAGRDVIKPVKPDTIAKSLAIGNPADGPYVLDIARRTGGAVEDVTDAEVVEAIKLLARTEGVFAETAGGVTVGVLKKLVETGQLDPSKETVAINTGDGLKTLDAVADAGMTAVIRPTLESFRAAGLATA from the coding sequence ATGGCTGTTGACACCGCCGCATCCACCACCGTCGACCTCGGTCCCGCGACCGCGCTGTCCTGTCGCGAGTGCGGTACCCGCTTCCCGCTCGGTCCGAGCTTCGCCTGTCTGGAGTGTTTCGGCCCGCTGGAGATCGCCTACGACTACGCGGGCTACGACGCCGAGGAGCTGCGCAAGCGGATCGAGGCCGGCCCGGCGTCGATCTGGCGCTACGCCCCGCTGCTGCCCGTCCCCGCCGACGTGGCCGGCAAGCCGAACCTGAACCCGGGCTGGACCCCGCTGGTCAAGGCCGACAACCTGGGCCGCGAGCTGGGCTTCACCGGCCAGCTGTACGTCAAGGACGACTCGGGCAACCCGACCCACTCCTTCAAGGACCGGGTGGTGGCCTGCGCGATCGAGGCCGCCCGCGCCTTCGACTTCACCACGCTCTCCTGCTCCTCCACCGGCAACCTGGCCGGCGCGGTGGGCGCCGCGGCCGCCCGGGCCGGCTTCAAGTCCTGCGTGTTCATCCCGCACGACCTGGAGCAGGGCAAGGTCGTGATGGCCGGCGTGTACGGCGGCGAGCTGGTCGGCATCGACGGCAACTACGACGACGTGAACCGCTTCTGCTCCGAGCTGATCGGCGACCCGGCCGGCGAGGGCTGGGGCTTCGTGAACGTCAACCTGCGCCCGTACTACGGCGAGGGCTCGAAGACCCTGGCGTTCGAGATCTGCGAGCAGCTCGGCTGGCGGCTGCCCGACCAGATCGTCATCCCGATCGCCTCCGGCTCCCAGCTCACCAAGATCGACAAGGGCCTGCAGGAGCTGATCAAGCTCGGCCTGGTCGAGGACAAGCCGTACAAGATCTTCGGCGCCCAGGCCGAGGGCTGCTCCCCGGTCTCCGCCGCCTTCAAGGCCGGCCGCGACGTGATCAAGCCGGTCAAGCCGGACACCATCGCCAAGTCGCTGGCGATCGGCAACCCGGCCGACGGCCCGTACGTGCTGGACATCGCCCGCCGCACCGGCGGCGCCGTCGAGGACGTCACCGACGCCGAGGTGGTCGAGGCGATCAAGCTGCTCGCCCGCACCGAGGGCGTCTTCGCCGAGACCGCGGGCGGCGTGACCGTCGGCGTGCTGAAGAAGCTGGTCGAGACGGGCCAGCTGGACCCGTCCAAGGAGACCGTCGCGATCAACACCGGCGACGGCCTGAAGACCCTCGACGCGGTCGCCGACGCCGGCATGACCGCCGTGATCCGCCCGACGCTGGAGTCCTTCCGCGCCGCCGGCCTCGCCACCGCCTGA